From Achromobacter spanius, a single genomic window includes:
- a CDS encoding DMT family transporter, with the protein MSFLFPLFAILFWAGNVIVSKMAASAISPTAITFYRLLLALFLMGLFTARPAWRNRRVILRHWPKLALYGALSAAVFQALSYRAAETTTATNMAILTALIPLLSMLLSVVILRDPLTLGMAAGGALSFLGLLYLVGQGDMLSVFQHGVHVGDGLMLLAALSYALYGVLLRHWKVPVPAWQSTFVQSIFALIYMFPLYLRVPAAQAALDANTVPLILYAGIFSSVLLSYLWIEGVQRLGPNRCSIFINLLPLFTALAAFVMLRERLHSYHLLGGAVTLAGVLLAQTVQRPLFRAGRVLAAGKA; encoded by the coding sequence ATGTCCTTTCTCTTTCCGTTGTTCGCCATCCTGTTCTGGGCGGGCAACGTCATCGTCTCCAAGATGGCCGCCAGCGCCATCTCGCCCACCGCCATCACCTTCTACCGCCTGCTGCTGGCGCTGTTCCTGATGGGGCTGTTCACGGCCCGTCCGGCGTGGCGCAACCGGCGCGTCATCCTGCGGCACTGGCCGAAGCTGGCGCTGTATGGCGCGCTGTCCGCAGCCGTGTTTCAGGCACTGTCCTATCGGGCCGCAGAGACCACCACCGCCACCAATATGGCCATCCTGACGGCGCTGATCCCGCTGCTCAGCATGCTGCTCAGCGTGGTGATCCTGCGCGATCCGCTGACGCTGGGCATGGCCGCGGGCGGCGCGCTGTCTTTCCTGGGTCTCTTGTATCTGGTGGGGCAGGGCGACATGCTCAGCGTGTTCCAGCATGGCGTGCACGTGGGCGACGGCCTGATGCTGCTGGCCGCCTTGTCGTACGCGCTGTATGGCGTGCTGCTGCGCCACTGGAAGGTGCCGGTGCCCGCCTGGCAGTCCACCTTCGTGCAGTCCATCTTTGCGCTGATCTACATGTTCCCGCTGTACCTGCGTGTGCCGGCGGCGCAAGCCGCGCTGGATGCCAACACGGTGCCGCTCATCCTGTACGCCGGTATTTTCTCGTCGGTGCTGCTGTCGTACCTGTGGATCGAAGGCGTGCAGCGCCTGGGGCCCAACCGCTGCAGCATCTTCATCAATCTGCTGCCGCTCTTTACCGCGCTGGCCGCTTTTGTGATGCTGCGCGAACGCCTGCATAGCTATCACCTGCTGGGCGGCGCGGTCACGCTGGCGGGGGTGCTGCTGGCGCAGACCGTGCAGCGGCCGCTGTTCCGCGCCGGGCGCGTGCTGGCGGCGGGCAAGGCCTAG
- a CDS encoding proline dehydrogenase family protein: MSIFQKTTIALARSPAVGQAMRAMAARTSLAGRFVGGADVDEAVRTAERLREAHGIRASLFYLGEYVADRAAIDHNVNQAIDACRALAGAGLDVHVSVDPTAIGYMRDDALGEENARRIGTAMQRFGGQRGQRGQGRDWLVLDMEDSGIRDRTCALHRTLLEAGIPAGLTLQARRRRTPEDLAWAIRQRTSLRLVKGAFPERALDHAGRARIDQAYLDAAAIMLSREARESGFYPVFGTHDDRLAGAIIDLARERGWPAGSFEFEMLYGVRPDWQIALRRLGYNVRVYLPFGADWWPYAIRRVGENPRNAWLLARSLKSDGHYFG, from the coding sequence ATGAGCATTTTCCAGAAAACCACGATTGCGCTGGCTCGCAGCCCAGCGGTCGGCCAGGCAATGCGGGCGATGGCCGCCCGGACCTCGCTGGCGGGCCGGTTCGTCGGCGGCGCCGATGTGGACGAGGCCGTGCGGACCGCCGAGAGGCTGCGCGAGGCGCATGGCATTCGCGCCTCGCTCTTCTATTTAGGCGAGTACGTGGCGGACCGCGCCGCCATCGACCACAACGTCAATCAGGCCATTGACGCGTGCCGGGCGCTGGCAGGGGCCGGCCTGGACGTGCATGTCTCCGTCGATCCCACGGCCATCGGCTACATGCGCGACGACGCGCTGGGCGAGGAAAACGCCCGGCGCATCGGCACGGCAATGCAGCGCTTTGGCGGCCAACGCGGCCAACGCGGCCAAGGCCGCGACTGGCTGGTGCTGGACATGGAAGACTCGGGCATCCGCGACCGGACCTGCGCGCTGCATCGCACGCTGCTCGAAGCGGGCATCCCCGCCGGCCTCACGCTGCAGGCGCGGCGGCGCCGCACCCCGGAGGACCTGGCCTGGGCGATCCGGCAGCGCACCTCGCTGCGGCTGGTGAAGGGCGCGTTTCCCGAGCGTGCGCTGGACCACGCCGGGCGCGCGCGCATCGACCAGGCCTATCTGGACGCGGCCGCCATCATGCTCTCGCGCGAGGCGCGGGAATCCGGCTTTTACCCGGTCTTTGGCACGCACGACGATCGGCTGGCCGGCGCCATCATCGACCTGGCGCGCGAGCGCGGCTGGCCGGCCGGCAGCTTTGAATTCGAAATGCTTTACGGCGTGCGCCCGGACTGGCAGATCGCGCTGCGCCGGTTGGGCTATAACGTCAGGGTCTATCTCCCGTTTGGCGCGGACTGGTGGCCTTACGCCATCCGCCGCGTGGGGGAGAATCCTCGCAACGCGTGGCTCCTGGCCCGTTCGCTCAAATCGGACGGGCATTACTTCGGATAG